Proteins from a single region of Lachnospiraceae bacterium:
- a CDS encoding glycosidase, whose product MSHIIGQALPNIPWQDKPEGYSMPVWRYTENPIIRRDAIPSSNSIFNSAVVPFGDGFAGVFRCDSKAVSMDIFPGFSRDGIHWNIEPQPIVFEGEDPEITRREYRYDPRVCYMDGKYYITWCNGYHGPTIGIGYTTDFKTFHQLENAFLPYNRNGVLFPRKIHGQYAMLSRPSDTGHTPFGDIFYSVSPDLTYWGKHRYVMGTVNGDASAWQSKKIGPGPIPIETDEGWLLIYHGVINTCNGFVYRMGCALLDIDEPWKVKERSAYYILGPQELYELTGDVPNVTFPCAALTDAASGRIAIYYGCADTVTGLAFTTVDELLSYMKAHPLALD is encoded by the coding sequence ATGAGTCATATCATTGGACAAGCTTTACCTAATATTCCCTGGCAGGATAAACCAGAGGGATATTCCATGCCTGTTTGGCGCTATACAGAGAATCCCATCATCCGGCGTGACGCTATCCCTAGCTCCAACAGTATCTTTAATTCGGCTGTTGTACCGTTTGGAGATGGCTTTGCCGGCGTTTTCCGCTGCGACAGCAAGGCAGTCAGCATGGACATTTTCCCCGGCTTTAGCCGGGATGGCATCCATTGGAATATTGAGCCGCAGCCAATTGTATTTGAAGGGGAGGATCCTGAAATTACCAGGCGTGAATACCGCTATGATCCGCGCGTTTGCTATATGGATGGCAAATATTATATCACCTGGTGCAATGGCTATCATGGCCCGACCATCGGCATCGGCTATACAACGGATTTTAAGACCTTCCATCAGCTGGAAAATGCGTTTCTTCCTTATAATCGGAACGGCGTTCTTTTTCCGCGCAAAATTCACGGCCAGTACGCTATGCTGAGTCGCCCCAGCGATACGGGCCATACCCCTTTTGGCGATATCTTTTATAGCGTCAGCCCTGATCTGACCTACTGGGGCAAGCATCGGTATGTGATGGGCACGGTGAATGGCGATGCTTCTGCATGGCAATCGAAAAAAATCGGCCCCGGTCCTATTCCTATTGAAACTGATGAGGGCTGGCTGCTGATTTATCACGGCGTAATCAATACCTGCAACGGCTTTGTTTATCGTATGGGATGCGCCCTACTTGATATTGATGAGCCTTGGAAGGTAAAGGAACGCTCTGCGTATTACATTTTGGGCCCGCAGGAGCTGTATGAGCTGACCGGCGATGTGCCGAATGTTACCTTTCCCTGTGCTGCTCTGACGGACGCAGCCAGCGGCCGCATTGCCATCTATTACGGCTGTGCCGATACTGTCACGGGCCTTGCCTTTACAACGGTTGATGAACTGCTTTCTTATATGAAAGCGCATCCGCTTGCGCTTGATTAA